In Gossypium hirsutum isolate 1008001.06 chromosome D01, Gossypium_hirsutum_v2.1, whole genome shotgun sequence, the genomic window CCCtatactttgtaaaagttatagatttagtcccttactttaaatttatcaatttcagtCTATGTTCTTATCGAATTGGACAATTTTTGttcctatacttttcaaaatttgaaattttagctttGAACCAAACAAAGTAGTTAAAtccatttggttaaattcaattactagtcatcTACGATGTGtacagttgtagatttagtccaaATTCTCTAATTAGATCATTCTAAGTCTTTATACTTTTTGGGATTTGGAATTTCAATATTGACGAAAATTATAGTCGTTAATCCATTAcctgaatttttagtgagtaatacaTAGAAATAACAAACTAACATGACATTACACGCATGCTTTTCATAAAACTtcgaaaataataaaacttatgtAGTTATCATTTGGTGAGGACCGATATTTAAAAACTTGAAAAGTACAAGgtctaatttaacaaataatagtaaaaaactTCCATGGTTTAATTCACAAACAATCGGTTATGTTATATTATGCCATTAACTTTGATTCCATATATGAAACAATTAATTTCCTAAACAAGTGCCCAAAATtcagtttaaaaattaaaatccccAAAGCTTTAAAAAGGAggaaccctaaccctaaactcttaattaCCAACCATCTCAAAGTATGAACAAAACCATGCCTCAAAATTTAAAAGCTCCCCTTTTGTTTTCTCTAATCCTTGGGTTCCTTGCAACACAAGCAATTTCAATTACAAACAAGAAAACGATGTATTTGATCGAACAAACATGCAGGCAATCTGGGTTTTTCGCCCTTTGTGACTCGACTCTTCGATCAGACCCTCGAAGCTCGAACGCAAACCTCGAAGGCCTAGCTAAAATATCGGTCGAGATAGTCATAGACAAGGCTAATGCCACATTGAATTTCATTGTGGATCTGTTCAAGAACGTTTCGGACCCTGTCTTGTACAGATCCTATGGCACTTGCATCGACTCGTATGGTGCCTCGGTCCAAAGGCTACTGCCGGAAGCCATTGCTGCTTTGGGTTCTAAAGAGTATGCCACGTCAAGACACGATGTGGCGACGGTGGCGACTAATGTCAATGCGTGCGATGAGCAGTTTTCTGAGAAAACGCCTTTTAGTGATAGGAATAGACTTGTTCATGATCTTTCTCTTATGTCAGCTGGGATCATAGAGTTGTTGGGTTAATTTGTTTTTATCATTGTTGGTGTTCTAACGATCATGCATGGTTTAAtggttaatcaataaaatttaaggAACAAGATACGGatcatgtttttcttttctttacattttttgttTAATATTAGAGGATTGAACTGTAACAAAAATATAAGTTAAATGGACTAAATCCCTAATTTGACCATAGTAAAAAAACTAAGCATAGTTAGATGTGTGAATCTTGATTGAATTTaaaatagagggattaaattttaaatttgatcatagtACGAAGACTACAATCATAatttaaccataataataatttgaaagcaAATGCAAAGTCTAGTTAAAACAAAATCTAACCCagctttattttttatattattataaggtcaaactacaaaaatagtcatttttgtttgacTCGAAtgacattttaatcacttatgtttgaaatgttaaatgtcatgttttagtcacttacgttatcgttttgttgcGAAATGCTTCCTCTACCGTTAAACTCCATTACCTCCCTAACAacagtcctacgtggcagtctaaatgagttttaaatgccaatttgaaaataggtttttaattaaataaatttaattcagACTACCACGTAGGACacccaagttggcatttaaaactcatttggactgtcacgtaggaccaccgttagggaggtaatagaacttaatggtagagtgaccatttcgtaacaaaatgataacgtaagtgactaaaacataacatttcaaacataagtgactaaaatgtaatctgagacaGACAAAAGTAACTaattttgtagtttacccttattataaaactatttttttaattttttatgagagTTATACTAGAATTCTGGACCCTcaacattttcaattcaaattcggTG contains:
- the LOC107936113 gene encoding putative invertase inhibitor → MYLIEQTCRQSGFFALCDSTLRSDPRSSNANLEGLAKISVEIVIDKANATLNFIVDLFKNVSDPVLYRSYGTCIDSYGASVQRLLPEAIAALGSKEYATSRHDVATVATNVNACDEQFSEKTPFSDRNRLVHDLSLMSAGIIELLG